The following proteins come from a genomic window of Winogradskyella sp. PC-19:
- a CDS encoding alpha-2-macroglobulin family protein — protein sequence MNINKVFALFTIFFMAFSCKEKSTETDNIFKFRDYISYTTTGRVSVAEPIKIMLADEVEAWEIGQDLDTDLVKLKPYVQGKLQALNKTTLLFTPDEILESDKEYSVTVNIGDIFKNSSKEYKSYTFQFKTITPSFNINTADLQSYNKEWQYVLGYLRTADVIKLEDAKKLVSASQKGNGLKLVWNEANEISKYFEFKIDSVQRFVEDSQVDIKWDGDAIDADNEGENSISIPGKNNFIITNTEVHQSPEQYLSINFSDPLKKQQNFSGLVSVQKAKNPKYVVDGNVLKVYPDTKLVGDIQVDIFTGIINTEGFKLKNSLSERLTFESLKPQVRLLSNGTILPNSKELKFNFEAVNLSKVDVRVIKIFEDNVLQFLQTNNINSNNQYGIKNVGRRIAKQTITLIEDTVQNTGKWKAYSIDLSNYFTADIGAIYRVELSFTKDYSLYDCEANSSSESSEEDDYYEDYYEDDYYASDNNSEEEQNRLEEEYWDNITYNYRNTNYRWRDKDNPCTDSYYNYSNRVVAQNLIGSNLGVIAKKGNANKYLFAVTNILNTEPEAGVSISLYNFQQQLLVKGLTNIEGITEIETDKRATFAIVAKGQSTSYVKLLDGNSLSLSKFDVSGKSLQRGLKGYIYGERGVWRPGDSLFLTFVLNDKANKLPNRHPVKLEITDPVGKLVHRHVSIDNVNHFYNFTVPTSQDYKTGNYYAKVSVGGATFSKTLKIETVKPNRLKIKIDFEDKILTNSTPLKGDLNVAWLHGAPAKNIKAEVKAKFATKRTSFKGYKNYVFNDPTRNFTSEETIVFEGNLDAKGNTKINSKLNIGKNAPGMLNAQFLVRAFENGGDFSLDAFTVPYAPYESFVGLQSPEGNNYGSYFTDENHTFDIATLTSDGKPLERKNLEVKVYKVEWRWWWNSSYDDLASYVSSSYHRPVKQFNINTDKNGKANFKLNIPDNQRGRYLIRILDPKSGHATGRTAYFYKNWWQSAPSSDKDAAKMLVFSTDKDNYNVGETAKLTFPSGSEGRALVSIENGTEVVDYQWVETKPGETTIDIPITEAMAPNVFINISLLQPHDVTSNDLPIRLYGVILMLVENPETRITPEISMPNKIRPETSYEIKVSEKNAKPMTYTIAVVEEGLLDLTRFKTPNVWDSFYSREALGVKTWDIFHDVIGAYSGSIDQVFAIGGDGSAAKGKNKKANRFKPVVTYLGPFILDAEETKIHQLKMPNYVGSVRTMVIAGDNANESYGNAEKTVPVKQPLMVLATLPRKLSPGEKVTLPVTVFAMENKIKNVNLEVKLSDGVTVKGNKLQTLKFDNPDEKMAYFELDVSKAKGINTIEVIASGHGEKSTYKVEIDVENPNPISSKIIDNELQANATQNVSFTTFGVPGTNTATVEFSTLPPMDFTKRIAYLIRYPHGCVEQTTSSVFPQLFLADIFDLDSKKKKEIQSNIENGINRLSHFQQPNGGMSYWIGENTANDWGTSYSGHFMIEAEKKGFVLPLTFKSNWLAYQKQAARNWRPSYRNYNSDLAQAYRLYTLALAGSPDLASMNRLREFTKISNEAKWRLAAAYALAGQKEASAAISKTANIDFQPPKSNYYTYGSLNRNRAMALETMLIIDNPKAVDLAKAIGKSLSSDDWMSTQTTAYSLLSIGKLISKNGGKDLNLSYSVNGKSETINTKNGIAQREIPVIDGLNKINIENKDGNLVYVRVLNSGKLKLGEELSVKRGFSISTIYKDLQGNKIDVSKLQQGQDFVANVSISNLNNEIVKDVALTQIFPSGWDIVNTRFTDFGDTTVSQARYTDIRDDRVNFYFDMNRRGKNGTKTFTVLLNASYLGTYYLPGTQAEAMYDNDYLVRNKGRWVTVEK from the coding sequence ATGAACATCAATAAAGTCTTTGCTCTTTTTACCATCTTTTTTATGGCATTCTCTTGTAAAGAGAAATCAACGGAAACTGACAACATCTTTAAGTTTAGAGATTATATAAGCTATACGACAACAGGAAGAGTCTCTGTAGCAGAGCCTATTAAAATTATGCTCGCAGATGAAGTTGAAGCATGGGAAATTGGGCAAGACTTAGATACAGATTTAGTAAAACTAAAACCCTACGTACAAGGAAAATTACAAGCTTTAAATAAAACAACACTTCTTTTTACACCAGACGAAATTTTAGAAAGTGATAAAGAATATTCTGTTACAGTTAACATAGGTGATATTTTTAAAAATAGTTCTAAAGAGTATAAATCGTATACATTTCAGTTTAAAACAATTACCCCAAGTTTTAATATAAATACTGCCGATTTACAATCATATAACAAAGAATGGCAATACGTTTTAGGGTATTTAAGAACTGCAGATGTCATCAAACTAGAGGATGCAAAAAAATTAGTTTCCGCATCTCAAAAGGGAAATGGCTTAAAGCTTGTTTGGAATGAAGCCAATGAGATTTCAAAATATTTTGAATTTAAAATAGACAGTGTACAGCGTTTTGTAGAAGATAGTCAAGTCGACATAAAATGGGACGGTGATGCTATTGACGCAGATAATGAAGGTGAAAACTCAATTAGTATTCCTGGGAAAAACAATTTTATAATTACTAATACTGAAGTGCATCAATCACCTGAACAATACTTGTCGATTAATTTTTCAGACCCATTAAAGAAACAGCAAAATTTTTCAGGATTGGTGAGTGTTCAAAAAGCTAAAAATCCTAAATATGTAGTTGATGGTAATGTCCTTAAAGTATATCCAGACACAAAATTAGTAGGTGACATACAAGTCGATATCTTTACCGGAATAATTAATACAGAAGGCTTTAAATTAAAAAACAGCCTCTCAGAGCGCTTGACTTTCGAGTCTTTAAAACCTCAAGTACGTCTGTTAAGTAATGGAACAATTCTTCCTAATTCAAAGGAACTAAAATTCAACTTTGAAGCTGTCAACTTAAGTAAAGTTGATGTACGCGTTATTAAGATTTTTGAAGATAATGTGCTTCAATTTTTGCAAACCAATAACATTAATAGTAATAACCAATATGGGATTAAAAATGTTGGTAGGCGCATCGCAAAACAAACAATTACATTAATTGAAGACACAGTCCAAAACACTGGAAAGTGGAAAGCTTACAGTATTGATTTGTCAAACTATTTCACAGCTGATATTGGCGCTATCTATCGTGTAGAATTAAGTTTCACAAAAGACTATTCCTTATATGACTGTGAAGCAAATTCATCTTCAGAATCTTCTGAAGAAGACGATTATTACGAGGATTATTACGAAGACGACTACTATGCTTCTGATAATAATTCAGAAGAAGAACAGAATCGCTTAGAAGAAGAATACTGGGACAACATTACTTATAATTATAGAAATACCAATTACCGCTGGAGAGATAAAGATAATCCATGTACAGATTCCTATTACAATTATTCAAATCGTGTAGTTGCTCAAAACCTAATTGGTTCTAACCTAGGAGTCATTGCAAAAAAAGGGAATGCCAATAAATACTTATTTGCAGTTACTAACATTTTAAATACTGAGCCAGAAGCTGGTGTTAGTATTAGCCTTTATAATTTTCAACAGCAACTACTTGTAAAAGGGTTAACAAATATTGAGGGTATTACAGAAATTGAAACCGATAAACGTGCTACTTTTGCTATCGTAGCTAAAGGACAGAGTACTAGCTATGTAAAACTTTTAGACGGCAATTCTTTATCACTTTCTAAGTTTGATGTTTCCGGAAAAAGTTTACAACGAGGACTTAAAGGCTACATTTATGGCGAGCGTGGCGTTTGGCGACCAGGAGATAGTTTATTTCTAACTTTTGTACTTAATGACAAAGCCAATAAACTACCAAATAGACATCCTGTTAAACTAGAAATTACAGATCCAGTCGGCAAATTGGTACATCGTCATGTATCTATTGATAATGTAAATCATTTCTACAACTTTACTGTTCCTACTTCGCAAGATTATAAAACAGGAAACTATTACGCTAAGGTTTCAGTTGGTGGTGCCACATTTAGCAAAACACTTAAAATTGAAACTGTTAAGCCTAATCGTCTGAAAATTAAAATAGATTTTGAAGACAAGATTCTCACCAACAGTACACCGCTTAAAGGTGACCTAAATGTAGCTTGGTTACATGGCGCACCAGCTAAAAATATTAAAGCTGAAGTTAAGGCCAAATTCGCAACAAAAAGAACAAGTTTTAAAGGCTATAAAAATTACGTCTTCAATGACCCAACTCGAAATTTTACAAGTGAAGAAACTATAGTTTTTGAAGGCAATTTAGATGCAAAAGGCAATACGAAAATTAATAGTAAACTCAATATCGGAAAAAATGCACCAGGTATGCTTAATGCACAATTCCTAGTGAGAGCTTTCGAAAATGGTGGTGATTTTTCACTCGATGCGTTTACGGTACCATATGCACCTTACGAAAGTTTTGTTGGTCTTCAATCTCCTGAAGGTAATAACTATGGTTCTTATTTTACAGATGAAAATCACACGTTTGATATTGCAACACTAACTTCTGACGGAAAACCTCTTGAGCGTAAAAATCTTGAAGTCAAAGTCTATAAAGTCGAATGGCGTTGGTGGTGGAATTCGTCTTACGACGATTTGGCGAGCTATGTCTCTAGTAGTTATCACAGACCTGTTAAGCAATTTAATATTAACACCGATAAAAATGGTAAGGCTAATTTTAAGCTTAACATACCAGATAACCAACGAGGTCGATATTTAATCCGAATTCTTGATCCAAAAAGTGGTCATGCAACTGGTCGCACTGCATATTTCTATAAAAATTGGTGGCAAAGTGCGCCATCATCAGATAAGGACGCAGCGAAAATGCTCGTTTTTTCAACTGATAAAGACAACTATAATGTTGGTGAAACAGCAAAACTAACGTTTCCTTCAGGAAGTGAAGGTCGCGCATTAGTAAGTATTGAAAATGGTACTGAAGTTGTAGATTATCAATGGGTTGAGACCAAACCTGGTGAGACAACAATAGATATTCCTATAACGGAAGCTATGGCACCAAATGTGTTTATTAATATCTCGTTATTGCAACCACACGATGTAACCTCAAATGATTTACCTATTCGATTATATGGTGTGATTCTGATGTTGGTTGAAAATCCTGAAACACGAATAACACCTGAGATTTCAATGCCAAATAAAATTAGACCTGAAACCTCCTACGAAATAAAAGTTTCAGAAAAGAACGCAAAGCCGATGACATATACTATAGCTGTTGTCGAAGAAGGTTTACTAGACTTAACGCGTTTTAAAACACCTAATGTCTGGGATAGTTTTTATTCTCGTGAAGCTCTTGGCGTGAAAACATGGGATATTTTCCATGATGTCATTGGTGCTTATTCAGGTAGCATTGACCAAGTATTTGCGATTGGTGGTGATGGTAGTGCTGCTAAAGGAAAAAACAAAAAAGCAAATCGCTTTAAACCTGTTGTTACCTATTTAGGACCTTTTATTTTAGACGCTGAGGAAACTAAAATACATCAACTTAAAATGCCAAATTATGTAGGCTCAGTTCGCACTATGGTGATAGCTGGTGATAACGCCAATGAATCTTATGGAAATGCAGAAAAGACTGTTCCTGTAAAACAACCTTTAATGGTTTTAGCAACCTTACCTCGCAAATTAAGTCCAGGAGAAAAGGTCACATTACCTGTTACAGTTTTTGCAATGGAAAATAAAATAAAAAACGTCAACTTAGAGGTAAAATTAAGTGATGGTGTAACCGTAAAAGGAAATAAATTACAAACTCTTAAATTTGATAATCCGGATGAAAAGATGGCGTATTTTGAATTGGATGTTTCTAAAGCTAAAGGCATAAATACAATTGAAGTTATCGCTTCTGGTCATGGCGAAAAATCCACTTACAAAGTCGAGATTGATGTCGAAAATCCGAATCCAATATCATCAAAAATTATTGATAACGAGTTGCAGGCTAATGCGACACAAAACGTTTCATTTACAACATTTGGGGTACCAGGAACAAACACAGCAACGGTCGAGTTTTCGACGCTGCCTCCAATGGATTTTACAAAGCGCATAGCGTATCTTATTCGCTATCCTCATGGTTGTGTAGAGCAAACCACATCGAGTGTGTTCCCGCAATTATTCTTAGCAGATATCTTTGATTTAGACTCAAAAAAGAAAAAAGAAATCCAGTCTAATATCGAAAATGGTATCAATCGCTTATCACATTTTCAACAACCAAATGGTGGCATGAGTTATTGGATTGGCGAAAACACAGCCAATGATTGGGGTACAAGTTATTCTGGTCATTTCATGATAGAAGCTGAGAAAAAGGGGTTTGTCCTTCCGCTTACTTTTAAGAGCAATTGGTTAGCTTATCAAAAACAAGCTGCTAGAAATTGGAGACCAAGCTATAGAAATTACAATAGTGACTTAGCACAAGCCTACAGGCTATACACGTTAGCTTTAGCTGGTAGTCCAGATTTAGCCAGTATGAATAGACTTAGAGAGTTTACAAAAATTTCTAATGAAGCCAAATGGCGATTAGCTGCAGCTTATGCTTTAGCGGGACAAAAAGAAGCTAGTGCTGCTATTTCAAAAACAGCAAATATTGATTTTCAGCCTCCAAAATCTAACTATTACACGTATGGCTCTTTAAATAGAAATCGTGCTATGGCACTAGAAACAATGCTAATTATAGACAACCCAAAAGCAGTTGATTTAGCCAAAGCTATCGGAAAATCATTATCTAGTGACGATTGGATGAGTACGCAGACAACAGCTTATAGTTTACTATCTATAGGTAAACTCATATCTAAAAATGGTGGTAAAGATTTAAATCTAAGTTATTCTGTAAATGGAAAATCCGAAACTATAAATACTAAAAACGGTATTGCGCAACGAGAAATCCCGGTTATAGATGGTTTAAATAAAATCAATATTGAAAACAAAGACGGCAACTTAGTTTATGTACGGGTTTTAAATTCTGGTAAGTTGAAACTTGGAGAAGAGCTTTCCGTAAAACGAGGTTTCTCAATTTCTACAATTTACAAAGACCTACAAGGCAACAAAATAGATGTTTCAAAATTACAACAAGGTCAGGATTTTGTGGCTAATGTTAGCATTTCTAATTTAAATAATGAAATTGTAAAAGATGTAGCTTTGACTCAAATTTTCCCTTCAGGTTGGGATATTGTGAATACTAGATTTACAGATTTTGGAGATACAACCGTGAGTCAAGCAAGATATACTGATATTAGGGATGATCGCGTTAATTTCTATTTTGATATGAATCGTCGTGGTAAAAATGGAACTAAAACATTTACTGTTTTATTAAATGCATCTTATTTAGGAACCTACTATTTACCTGGAACACAAGCTGAAGCCATGTATGACAATGACTATTTGGTTAGAAATAAAGGACGTTGGGTTACAGTAGAAAAATAA